From one Oscillatoria sp. FACHB-1407 genomic stretch:
- the dprA gene encoding DNA-processing protein DprA, translating to MPEERAFWVAWSRIAGIGPTLLLRLQRHFGTLSEAWYASATALEAVEGVGEQISAIAVKGRSPLDPDAVLQQHEQENPHFWTPADPDYPRLLLEIPDPPPVLYYSGVVEPLENQGIIPCVAIVGTREPTDYGRRWTRRITAALAQAGYTIVSGLAEGVDTETHHACLGAGGRTIAVLGTGVDMVYPWSNRNLSQQVQQQGLLLSEYPAGSQPDRTHFPRRNRIIAGLSRVVLVMEAPHKSGALITARLANDYCREVYALPGSLDNNRSKGCLELINTGAHMILGEKQLLAALESLPQLDTAQLPTNQLSLFEEEDEDELEMSRPQPRILEPLIGEPVLKQVFEAVPLEPLAIDLIVQQVGLDTATVLSSLAQLELMGLISQLPGMRYQRGG from the coding sequence TTGCCAGAAGAACGTGCGTTTTGGGTCGCCTGGTCTAGAATTGCCGGAATTGGTCCGACACTGTTATTGCGGTTGCAGCGTCACTTTGGCACGTTGAGTGAAGCCTGGTATGCCAGTGCTACTGCCCTCGAAGCAGTGGAAGGCGTTGGGGAACAAATTTCTGCTATCGCGGTGAAGGGGCGATCGCCCCTTGATCCAGACGCCGTTTTGCAGCAGCACGAGCAGGAAAACCCCCACTTTTGGACTCCTGCTGATCCAGACTATCCCCGGCTACTGCTCGAAATTCCTGATCCACCGCCAGTGCTGTACTACAGTGGCGTTGTGGAGCCGTTGGAAAATCAGGGCATCATTCCTTGTGTGGCGATCGTCGGCACTCGTGAACCGACCGACTATGGCAGACGCTGGACTCGTCGAATTACAGCCGCTTTAGCGCAGGCAGGCTACACCATCGTCTCTGGTTTAGCCGAAGGAGTAGATACCGAGACTCACCATGCTTGCCTGGGTGCGGGAGGACGGACGATCGCCGTGTTAGGCACCGGGGTTGATATGGTTTATCCCTGGTCAAACCGCAACCTATCTCAACAGGTGCAACAACAGGGATTGCTGTTAAGTGAATATCCAGCTGGCTCTCAACCCGATCGCACCCATTTTCCGCGACGTAACCGCATCATCGCTGGTTTGAGCCGTGTCGTCCTGGTGATGGAAGCTCCTCATAAGTCAGGGGCACTCATTACCGCTCGTCTTGCTAATGACTACTGCCGGGAAGTTTACGCCCTACCCGGATCATTGGATAACAATCGCTCCAAAGGTTGCCTGGAATTAATCAACACAGGAGCCCATATGATCTTGGGAGAAAAGCAGCTTTTGGCGGCTCTAGAGTCACTCCCCCAACTTGACACTGCGCAACTCCCCACTAACCAACTCTCCCTCTTTGAGGAAGAGGATGAGGATGAACTGGAGATGAGCCGTCCTCAACCGCGCATTCTAGAGCCGTTAATTGGAGAACCCGTGCTCAAACAGGTCTTTGAAGCCGTACCCCTGGAACCTCTGGCGATCGACCTAATTGTGCAACAGGTTGGATTAGATACGGCAACTGTCCTCAGTTCCCTCGCCCAGTTGGAATTAATGGGATTGATTTCCCAGCTTCCAGGAATGCGATATCAGCGAGGCGGATGA